The DNA region CAGCCTTATCTCAAACTTAAAACGCTGCACCCGGTCAACGAACCGTTTCTCGATTTTCTGATTGAACTTAACTGGGCCTCGGGCCGGCTGGTGAAGGAATACACGGCCCTGCTTGACCCGCCTGGTTATGAGCCGAGGCCCACGCTGGCGCCAGCCGCGCCACTCGCACCGGTCGCCATGCCCGAGGTCCAACCCTTGCCCGAGGAAGCGCTGCAGCCCGAAGTGGCGGGCGTGCCGCCGGACGAAAAAATCGGCGCCGAAGCGCAAGCCGTACCGCAGGAAGCGGCCGCCGCCCCGGAAACACCCGCGCCGCAAGAAGTGGCCGCTGCCCCGGAAACACCCGCGCCACTAGCCGAAGCGGTCGAGGAGAAAAAAACCTATGGACCGATAAAGCACGGTGAGACGCTGCGCAAGATCGCCGAAAGTGTAAAGTCTATCGACTATACTTCGGAACAAATGCTGGTCGGGCTGTTTCGCTCCAACAAGGAAGCCTTCATGGGCAACAATATGAACCGGATGAAAACCGGCCCGATTCTGCGCGTACCGGAAAACACCGAGCTCTCCACCATTGATCCGAATAATGCGGTCAAGGAAGTGCGCGTACAGGCGCGCAACTGGAATGCCTACCGGCAAAAGCTCGCCGAGGCCGCGGGTCAGGTCACACCTGCTGCTACCGCCAAGCAAAGCGCAAGTGGCGAGATTTCCACCAAGATTGAAGAAAAGGCCACACCCAAGGAGCCGGGCAAGGAAGTGTTGAAGCTCTCCAAGGGTGAAGCGGGCACCGGCGGCAAGCCCGCTGCCGGCGACAAGGCGCTGCAGGAACGACTGCGCTCGCTCGAAGAAGAAATCATCGCCCGTGAAAAGGCGGTCAAGGAAGCCAACGAGCGCATCGCGATGCTGGAAAAGAACATTCGCGACATGCAGAAGCTGCTCGAACTCAAAAACCAGAACCTCGCGGAAGTCCAGAAACAAGCGGGCGTGGCGAAACCTGCTCAGCCTGCGCCGCAGCCGCAACCTGCCGCCCAGCCCACGGCCAAGCCGGAGCAAAAACCGGCTCAAGTCGCACAACAGTCGCCGCCGAAGGACCAGCCCAAGCCAAAAGTTGTCACGCCACCGCCGGAGACCTCGTTCTTGGATGATATCCTCGACAACCCCCTGTATCTGGGGGGAGGAGCGGGCCTCATAATCGCGTTACTCGGACTCGGCTACATAGCCGTGAGAAAAAAAAAATCAATAACGCGTTTTGAAGACAGCGTTATCAGCGGCGACCTGAAGACCAGCACAGTTTTCGGCAACACCGAGGGGGGGACGGTCAATACCGGCGACAGCTCAATCATGAGCGACTTCGCCGGCAAGGTCGGCGGCACCATCAACACCGATGATGTCGATCCGCTCGCGGAGGCCGAAGTCTACATCGCCTACGGTCGCGATACGCAGGCCGAAGAAATCCTCAAAGAGGCGCTGAAAAAAGACCCGACGCGCCAGCAAATCCATCTGAAGCTTCTAGAAATCCTCGCCAACCACAAGAATGTGCCGGCGTTTGAGTCAATTGCCAGCGATCTCTATGCGGCATGCGGCGGCAAGGGCCTGCTCTGGAACAAAGCCGTCTATCTCGGCTACAAGATTGATCCCAATAACCCGATGTACGCCTCCGCCAAAGGCGCAGCCGCGGAGATGAGGGAAGAAACTGCACCGCCGCCCAGCCCGCCGCATATGGATTTCAACGTCGGGGTGCCCTCTACCGGTGAGTCGG from Burkholderiales bacterium includes:
- a CDS encoding FimV/HubP family polar landmark protein encodes the protein MPCFAHAAGLGRLTVNSSLGQALDAEVELLGVQKGELDTLAAKLASAEAFRKANVEFSPALPAIKFSIEKKPDGQPYLKLKTLHPVNEPFLDFLIELNWASGRLVKEYTALLDPPGYEPRPTLAPAAPLAPVAMPEVQPLPEEALQPEVAGVPPDEKIGAEAQAVPQEAAAAPETPAPQEVAAAPETPAPLAEAVEEKKTYGPIKHGETLRKIAESVKSIDYTSEQMLVGLFRSNKEAFMGNNMNRMKTGPILRVPENTELSTIDPNNAVKEVRVQARNWNAYRQKLAEAAGQVTPAATAKQSASGEISTKIEEKATPKEPGKEVLKLSKGEAGTGGKPAAGDKALQERLRSLEEEIIAREKAVKEANERIAMLEKNIRDMQKLLELKNQNLAEVQKQAGVAKPAQPAPQPQPAAQPTAKPEQKPAQVAQQSPPKDQPKPKVVTPPPETSFLDDILDNPLYLGGGAGLIIALLGLGYIAVRKKKSITRFEDSVISGDLKTSTVFGNTEGGTVNTGDSSIMSDFAGKVGGTINTDDVDPLAEAEVYIAYGRDTQAEEILKEALKKDPTRQQIHLKLLEILANHKNVPAFESIASDLYAACGGKGLLWNKAVYLGYKIDPNNPMYASAKGAAAEMREETAPPPSPPHMDFNVGVPSTGESGEVKPDIAIDTVAPAAPDNVDISFEVPTSETAKIIPDIPFEIAQPADGETDFDLGSTGAEPPLAAEPLKPSQEAEPAPEMISYNFEPFKPAKAPAPAPATSGADPVHIDFSGISLNLDEPAAAPAAVPKAAEEAAKDQHWYDVQTKYDLAKAYFEMGDKEGAREILQEVAQEGDAKQQEAAKGLLAQL